Sequence from the Flavobacterium lindanitolerans genome:
ATTTCCTTTTCGTCAGGATGATACAGATAAGCCTTTTGAATTTTATTTTGAAACATTTTCACTATAAGCTGATGAATATCAACACTTTCCAAAAGAAAAAATTGAAAATCGGTTTCTTTAACTATCTCATTAGTTAAAAAAAGTGGTTTATCGTTGACAAAAACTTTATACATTTGTAGTATGATTTTTAATAAAGACACCGCCCAAAAAACAGCCGAATTGCTTTTACAAATAAATGCAATTAAATTGAATCCTAAAAATCCTTTTACATGGGCTTCCGGATGGAAATCTCCCATTTACTGTGATAATAGGATAACACTCTCATTTCCACCAATCAGAAATTACATCCGCGAAGAATTTTCCAAAAACCTGGAAAAACAGTTCGGAAAACCTGATGTGATTGCCGGTGTGGCTACCGGAGCTATCGGTATTGGGATGCTTGTTGCAGAATATATGGGGCTTCCGTTTGTTTATGTACGCCCGGAGCCAAAAAAGCATGGAAGACAAAACCAGATTGAAGGCTTTTTGCAAAAAGGGCAAAATGTTGTTGTCATTGAAGACCTGATTAGTACAGGAAACAGCAGCCTTCTGGCCGTTGAAGCATTAAGAGAAGCCGGAGCTAACGTAAAAGGAATGGCAGCCATTTTTACTTATGGATTTGATATTTCTGTTGAAAACTTCAAAAAAGCAAATATTGACCTGTTCACCCTGAGCAATTATGAAAATCTTCTGGAATTGGCCGTAGCTAAAAAATACATCACAGAAGAAGAGCAAGAAACATTAAAAATCTGGAGCAAAAGTCCTTCGACCTGGAGTGTTGAAAATGACAATGCTTCTGTAAAATAACATTAATCGCAGCAACATGAATTTAGAAAGTCCGAAAACGAGCGTCCAAAAATCAGCTCAATATATGTTTGACCAATTGACAGACGTAAAGAATTTTGAAAAATTAATGCCGGATAACATTGCAAAATTTGAAGTTACAGGCGAAGATTCTTTTATTTTTGGATTAAAGGGAATGCCTGAAATCAAATTAAAGATGAAGGATAAAGTGGCCCCTACTAAAGTGGTTTTAGGAGCTGCAAGCGACAAACTTCCTTTTTCACTTACGGCAAACATTACTCCTGTTTCTGACGATTCAAGCGATGTACAGCTATTTTTTGAAGGCGAATTTAATGCCATGATGGCCATGATGGTCAAAGGGCCTATCAGCAAATTCATCGAAACCTTATCAGGAAACATGCACAAGTTGTAAATAGTAAAAACAAATATAAAAAAGCCTTTCGTTTGAAAGGCTTTTTTTATTTAGTATAACATTCTGATTTCCTTTATTTCATAAGATTCCACAAAATCATCTTCCAATGTCAGATGAAGTTTACCCGATTGATCAACACCATTGATGATTCCCATGAATTTGTTGCCTTTTATGTTTTCAAAAGGCATTGGTATTCCTTTTTTGTAAAGACAGGCATGGTATTTTTCCCAAATGGATTGGGTGTTTTTATTTAAGATTAAGGAAACATTTCGTATCAGGCATTCAATAATCGGAATCAAAATGGCTTCCTTATCAAGTTCCCTGCCGAGCAAAAGTGACAAGGAAGAAGCTTTTGGAAGATTTTCAAAATCTCTTTGGTTGACATTAAGTCCAATACCAATAATTGAAAAGATTTCACCATTGCTTTTGATACTGTTTTCAATCAATATGCCACCTATCTTTTTACCTTCTGCCAAAATGTCGTTTGGCCATTTTATCGCCAAATCCTTAATTTCTAAAAAAGATAAAGCTTCAATAATACTCACTGCAGTTGCCACATTTAAATGAAAAATCTGATTCACTTCCAGCAACAAATCTTTAACCAAAACACTAAAAGTCAGGTTTTTACCCGATTCAACATTCCATTTCGATCCCATTTGCCCTTTACCTTCTGTCTGGTTTTCAGCAGTAACAATAGTGAAGTTTTCCACGAATTGCTGCTGCAATAATCTCTTGAGATAATCGTTGGTAGAGTTAATGGCATCGAGTTTGATGATGTTCATAAAAAATAATTGAAGTTTATCGTTTTTAATCTTATGTTAAGGTTCAAAAATAACGACAAAAAATGATAACTTTGCGAAAACATAAAAATTTTAAATGGCGAAAAAAAATATAAGCAATGACGATCTGTTAGCCCACATCATCAAAGGGATTGAAGAAGTAAAAGGCAATGACATTGATATTTTAGATTTAAGAGCAATAGACAACACCGTTTGTGATTATTTTGTAATCTGCAACGGTACTTCAAATACTCAGGTTAACTCCATAGTTAACTCTGTCCAAAAAACAGTTTCAAAAGAATTAAAAGACAAACCCTGGCATGTTGAAGGTACTGAAAACGGCGAATGGGTGTTGATGGATTATGTGAATATTGTTGTTCATGTTTTCCAAAAACACATCCGCGAGTACTACAACATCGAGAGTTTGTGGGGTGATGCTAAAATCACTACAATCCAAAACAAATACTAAAAAGAAAAGACAGCAATGGCTAAAGATAACAATACAAATCCTAACCCGAAAAAATTCAGGTTAAGCCCATGGTGGATTTATGGCGGCTTGATCTTGTTTTTCTTTATTCTGAATTGGGCTTCCGGAGGCTCAAGTTGGGGAGAAACCAGTAAGGCGTCAGCTTCTGACTTTAACAAACTGCTTGAAAAAGGCCAGATTGAAAAAGTTGTTGTATATAACAAGAACGAGGCTGAAATTTTCCTGAACAAGGAAGGACTCGCAGATCCGGCTAATAAAAAAGTAACCAAAGATATTTTTGACAAGCCAAATCCCGGCCCTCATTATATCCTTGACAATATTGGAAATGATGAGCTTTTCCAGAAGAAACTGGAAACAGCACAGCAGGAAGGAAAGCTAAAAGACTATAACTTTTTGCCAAAAAGCAACTGGAGCGAAATCTTTATCGCTTTATTGCCAATCCTGATTATTGTTGGTATCTGGCTTTTCATCATGAGAAGAATGTCAGGTGGTGGCGCTGCAGGAGGTGGCGGACAAATTTTCAATATCGGAAAATCCAAAGCAAAATTATTTGACGAAAAGACTGATGTAAAGGTAACATTCAAAGATGTTGCCGGACTTGAAGGAGCAAAAGAAGAAGTACAGGAAATCGTTGAGTTCCTGAAAAGCCCTGAAAAGTATACTAATCTGGGAGGAAAAATCCCGAAAGGAGCGCTTTTAGTAGGTCCTCCGGGAACTG
This genomic interval carries:
- the pyrE gene encoding orotate phosphoribosyltransferase; protein product: MIFNKDTAQKTAELLLQINAIKLNPKNPFTWASGWKSPIYCDNRITLSFPPIRNYIREEFSKNLEKQFGKPDVIAGVATGAIGIGMLVAEYMGLPFVYVRPEPKKHGRQNQIEGFLQKGQNVVVIEDLISTGNSSLLAVEALREAGANVKGMAAIFTYGFDISVENFKKANIDLFTLSNYENLLELAVAKKYITEEEQETLKIWSKSPSTWSVENDNASVK
- a CDS encoding biotin--[acetyl-CoA-carboxylase] ligase, giving the protein MNIIKLDAINSTNDYLKRLLQQQFVENFTIVTAENQTEGKGQMGSKWNVESGKNLTFSVLVKDLLLEVNQIFHLNVATAVSIIEALSFLEIKDLAIKWPNDILAEGKKIGGILIENSIKSNGEIFSIIGIGLNVNQRDFENLPKASSLSLLLGRELDKEAILIPIIECLIRNVSLILNKNTQSIWEKYHACLYKKGIPMPFENIKGNKFMGIINGVDQSGKLHLTLEDDFVESYEIKEIRMLY
- the rsfS gene encoding ribosome silencing factor, yielding MAKKNISNDDLLAHIIKGIEEVKGNDIDILDLRAIDNTVCDYFVICNGTSNTQVNSIVNSVQKTVSKELKDKPWHVEGTENGEWVLMDYVNIVVHVFQKHIREYYNIESLWGDAKITTIQNKY